In Microbacterium sp. AB, a single genomic region encodes these proteins:
- a CDS encoding MFS transporter, with protein sequence MSGSASPGFTPTGTIASHGDRRRVVFATVIGTTVEWYDFFVYASAAGLVFSRLFFQPAGEQAAILLSFATVGVSFLFRPLGAFLAGHFGDKYGRRVVLVLTLIVMGGATTLIGVLPTYAQIGLGAPILLIVLRILQGISAGGEWGGAVLMAVEHAPRKKRGLFGAAPQIGVPLGLLLASGVMAVMAVIAPGDAFLEWGWRVPFLLSIVLIVIGYWVRRRVEESPVFAEIAERKEQTRLPIVQLFRRHTPLVVIAALVFAGNGAAGYMTTGGYIQNYATDPSGPVGLEAGPVLWAVTGSGFTWLASTFVAGWVSDKIGRRATYLVGWVVQLGGVLALFPLVNTGGVGGVFAGVAVLTVGLGFTYGPQAALYSELFPASVRFSGVSISYAIGAILGGAFAPTIAAALVQATGTTWAVTWYLAGMTAIGLVATLLLRDRSGIPLGPDHETEQAVSPIRGVSKA encoded by the coding sequence ATGAGCGGATCCGCCTCCCCCGGGTTCACGCCCACCGGAACGATCGCCAGCCACGGCGACCGACGTCGGGTCGTGTTCGCCACCGTCATCGGCACCACCGTGGAGTGGTACGACTTCTTCGTCTACGCCTCGGCGGCCGGCCTCGTGTTCAGCCGGCTGTTCTTCCAGCCCGCGGGGGAGCAGGCGGCGATCCTCCTCTCCTTCGCGACGGTGGGCGTGAGCTTCCTGTTCCGCCCGCTCGGCGCGTTCCTCGCCGGTCACTTCGGAGACAAGTACGGCCGCCGCGTGGTGCTTGTGCTCACATTGATCGTGATGGGCGGGGCGACCACCCTCATCGGCGTGCTGCCCACCTATGCGCAGATCGGCCTCGGGGCGCCGATCCTGCTGATCGTCCTGCGGATCCTGCAGGGCATCTCGGCCGGCGGCGAATGGGGCGGCGCCGTGCTGATGGCCGTGGAGCACGCGCCCAGGAAGAAGCGCGGTCTCTTCGGCGCCGCGCCGCAGATCGGCGTGCCGCTCGGTCTCCTCCTCGCCTCGGGCGTGATGGCCGTCATGGCGGTCATCGCCCCGGGAGACGCCTTCCTCGAGTGGGGATGGCGCGTGCCGTTCCTGCTCAGCATCGTCCTGATCGTCATCGGCTACTGGGTGCGCCGTCGCGTGGAGGAGAGCCCGGTGTTCGCCGAGATCGCCGAGCGCAAGGAGCAGACCCGCCTGCCGATCGTGCAGCTGTTCCGCAGGCACACCCCGCTCGTCGTCATCGCCGCGCTCGTCTTCGCCGGCAACGGCGCGGCCGGGTACATGACGACCGGCGGCTACATCCAGAACTACGCCACAGACCCCTCCGGCCCCGTGGGCCTCGAAGCCGGGCCCGTGCTCTGGGCGGTGACCGGAAGCGGGTTCACCTGGCTCGCGTCGACCTTCGTCGCAGGGTGGGTCTCCGACAAGATCGGCCGACGCGCGACCTATCTCGTGGGCTGGGTCGTGCAGTTGGGCGGGGTCCTCGCCCTGTTCCCGCTCGTGAACACCGGCGGAGTCGGGGGCGTGTTCGCCGGCGTCGCCGTGCTCACCGTCGGTCTCGGCTTCACCTACGGCCCGCAGGCGGCGCTCTACTCCGAGCTGTTCCCGGCCTCGGTGCGCTTCTCGGGCGTGTCCATCTCATACGCCATCGGCGCGATCCTCGGCGGCGCGTTCGCTCCGACCATCGCCGCGGCGCTCGTGCAGGCCACAGGCACCACCTGGGCCGTCACGTGGTACCTCGCCGGGATGACGGCCATCGGCCTCGTCGCGACGCTGCTGCTGCGCGACCGCAGCGGCATCCCGCTCGGCCCCGACCACGAGACCGAGCAGGCGGTGAGCCCGATCCGGGGAGTGTCGAAGGCCTGA